CGATGGGTTCCGCGTTTATTCCTGTTCGTCGCGCACGGTCTCGGGGCTTTCCTGTTGGAAGTGCGTGCGCCGCTCTCCCCGCTCCCGTCCGCCCTCGCGCTGGGTTTTCTTCTGCTCTTCGGGTACCAGGTTCACGTCCAGGCCCAGACTCATGAGTTCCTTCACGAGCACGTTAAAGGACTCGGGCAGACCGGCTTCCAGGAAGTTATCGCCCTTGACGATCTTTTCGTACATCTTCACGCGGCCGCCGACGTCGTCGGACTTGACCGTGAGGAACTCCTGAAGCAAGTGCGAAGCGCCGTAGGCTTCAAGCGCCCAGACTTCCATCTCGCCCAGGCGCTGGCCGCCGAACTGGGCCTTGCCGCCCAGCGGCTGCTGGGTGACGAGGCTGTAGGGGCCGGTGGACCGGGCGTGAATCTTTTCGTCGACCAAGTGATGGAGCTTCAGCATGTACATCACGCCGGTGGTCACACGGCTGTGGAAGGAGTCGCCGGTGCGGCCATCGTAGAGCACGGTCTTGCCGTCGTCCGGCAGCCCCGCGCGCCTGAGCCAGGCCCAGATCTCCTCCTCGCTTGCGCCGTCAAAGACCGGAGTCTTGCAGACGATGCCACGGCCCTTGAGCTTCTTCACGATCTCGCGCAGTTCGTCGTCACTCATGGCGTCGACCACGGCGCTGATCTCCGGAGAGGCGTAGATGTCCTTGACGTCGGCCCTGAGCGCGTCCATGTGCGCACCGTTCTCGAGCATGGCGGCGAGTTGCTGGCCCAGCTCGCGAGCGGCCCAGCCCAGGTGGGTCTCCATGATCTGCCCGATGTTCATGCGCGAGGGCACGCCAAGGGGGTTCAGCACGATGTCCACGGGCGTGCCGTCGGCGAAGTAGGGCATGTCTTCGATGGGCAGGATGTTCGAAACGACGCCCTTGTTGCCGTGACGACCGGCCATCTTGTCGCCCACCGCCAGCTTGCGCTTCACGGCGATATAGCACTTGACCATCTTGATGACGCCCGGGGGCAGGTCGTCGCCTTCCGTGGCCTTGGCGCGCTTCTTCTCATAGACGTTTTTGATGAACCGGACCTGACGGTCGTAGTCTTCGAGGATCAGGCGCACTTCCTCGTTGGCTTCCTTGGAGGCGAAGAGTCCGGCCAACTTCTTGACCGGCACGGCGTCGAGAATCTCGCGCGTCAGGGGAGCGTTGGCCTCGGCCACGACCTCGCCCTTTTTCTGCCCCATGAGGGTCTGCCCGATGCGCTTGCCCGCACTCGAAGCCCAAATGCGCTCACGCGTGGCCATGACCAGCGCGCCCAGGTGCTGGGCTTCCTTGGCGTCGAGACGTGCGAGCTCGTAATCCTCGATCTCCTTGGTCCGCTCGTCGCGGTCGCCGCTTCTGCGGTTGAAGACTTTGATGTCGATAACCGTGCCCTCGATTCCCGGCGGGACCTTGAGCGAGGTGTTCTTCACATCGCGTGCCTTGTCGCCAAAGATGGCGCGCAACAATTTCTCCTCGGGCGTGAGCTGCGTCTCGCCCTTGGGAGTAATCTTGCCCACCAGGATATCGTCGGCCTTGACCTTGGCGCCGATGCGGATGATGCCCGAATCGTCGAGGTTGCGCAGCATTTCCTCGCCGACGTTGGGAATGTCGCGGGTGATCTCTTCGGGTCCGAGCTTGGTGTCGCGGGCGACCAGTTCGAATTCCTCGATGTGCACCGAGGTGAAGGTGTCTTCCTTAACCACGCGCTCGGAGATGAGGATCGAGTCCTCGAAGTTGTAGCCGCACCAGGGCATGAAGGCCACGACAAGGTTCTTGCCCAGGGCAAGCTCACCGTCCTCGATGCCGGGGCCGTCGGCCAGCACGTCGCCCTTCTTGACCACTTGGCCGAGTTGGACGCGGGGCTTTTGGCCGAAACAAGAATTCTGGTTCGACTTGTGGTGCTTCTGCAACTCGTAGTTCACTGTGCCGCCGGTCTCGGGCGACACGCCTTCCGCGTAGTTGACGATGATCCGGTCGGCGTCCACGTAGGCCACCACACCGTCGTCCTTGGCCAGGATGCAGGCGCCGCTGTCCTTGGCCACGCTGCCTTCCATGCCGGTGCCCACGATGGGCATCTCGGAGCGCAGGAGCGGTACGGCCTGGCGCTGCATGTTGGAGCCCATGAGCGCGCGGTTGGCGTCGTCGTGTTCAAGGAATGGAATGAGCGCCGCCGAGATGGAGACTATCTGCGCCGGGGCGATGTCCTTCAGGGTGATCTCTTCAGCCGGGACCATCTGCACGTCGCCGTGCAGGCGCGCGGTGACCGTGGGGTTCACGAAGCGGCCCTGCTCGTCCACGGGCGCGTTGGCCTGGGCGATGATCTCGCCCGACTCGCGCGAGGCGTCGAGGTAATGCACCTCGTCGGTGACCTGGCCGCCCTTGACCACGCGGTAAGGGGTCTCGATGAAGCCGAACTCGTTGACCCGCGCGTAGGTGGTCAGCGAGACGATGAGGCCGATGTTCGGACCTTCGGGCGTCTCGATGGGGCAGATGCGGCCGTAGTGCGAGGTGTGCACGTCGCGCACCTCGAAGCCCGCGCGCTCGCGGGTCAGGCCGCCGGGCCCAAGTGCCGAGAGGCGGCGCTTGTGGGTCACCTCGGAGAGCGGGTTGGTCTGGTCCATGAACTGCGAGAGCTGCGAGGTTCCGAAAAACTCCTTGAGCACTGCGGCCACGGGCTTGGGGTTGATCAGGTCGTGGGGCATAAGCGTGGCCACTTCCTGCAGGCTCATGCGCTCCTTGATGGCGCGCTCCATGCGCACCAGGCCGATGCGGTACTGGTTCTCCACCAGCTCGCCCACGGGGCGCACGCGGCGGTTGCCCAGGTGGTCGATGTCGTCGGCCGGACCGTGGGAGTCCTTGAGCTTGTTCAGGAGCTTGATGGCCTCGAGGATGTCGTCGTTGCCGAGCACGCGCTTGTCCGAGGGGTGGTTCAGCCCCAGACGGGTGTTCAGCTTGTAGCGGCCCACGGGCGACAGGTCGTAGTAGTCGGGGTTCCTGAACAGGTTCTCGAAGAAGTTGGCCGCGATCTCGGGGGTCGGCGGAGAGGACGGACGCAGACGACGGTAGATCTCGATCTGGGCCGTCTCGAGGTCCGTGGTCTTGTCGAGCATCAAGGTGTCGCGCATGGAAGACGAAACGTCCGCGCCCTTGGTGTGGAGCACCGAAAGCTCGGCGATCTTGGCCATGCGTAGGTTCTCGAGCAGCGCCTCGTGGATCTCGTCGCCGGCCGTGGCCATGACCTCGCCGGTCTTGGAATCGACCACGTCGCGGGCGACGAACATGCCGAAGAGGCTCGCGGGATCGACCTCGTATTCGGTCACGCCGTGCTCGCCCATCAGCCTCCAGGCGCGCTTGGTCAACGGGCGGCCCACCTTGGCGATCTCGGTGCCGTCGGCAGCGACGATGTCGGTGTAGGCGTTCTCCTTGCGGTAGAAATCCTTGTCGAAGGCGCGGAAGACCTTGTCCTTCTCCAGGCGATAGGTCTCGGTCTGGTAGAAGTAGTCGAGGATATCCTGGCTGGACATTCCCATGGCCTTGAAGAGGATCGTGGCAGGCATCTTACGGCGGCGGTCGATGCGCACGTAGAGGATGTCCTTGTGATCGTAGTCGAAGTCGAGCCACGAGCCGCGCATGGGAATGATGCGGCAGGAGTACAGCACCTTGCGGCTCGAGTGGGTCTTGCCCGAATCGTGCTCGAAGATGATGCCGGGCGAGCGCTGCAACTGGTTGACGATGACACGCTCGGTGCCGTTGATGATGAACGTGCCCTTCTCGGTCATGAGCGGCACGGTTCCGAAATAGATGTCCTGTTCCTTGATGTCGCGGATGGTGCGGTTGCCCGACTCCTCATCGACGTCGAAGACCACGAGGCGGACCTTGATGCGGATGGGCGCCTCGAAGGTCAACCCCTTGGCCATGCATTCGGGGACGTCGTACTTGGGCTCGCCGATCTCGTAGCTTACGTACTCGAGGCTGGCGGTCCGGTTGAAGTCCTCGATGGGGAAGACCGAGCGGAACACGCCCTCCAGCCCCTTGTCCTCTCGACTGGTCGGAGGCACGTCCGCCTGCAGGAAGTCCAGATACGAGTCGATCTGGAGGTTCAGCAGGTGGGGGATGGTCAGGGAGTTGCTGATCTTGCCGAAAGTCTTGATGAGTTGGCCCATGGTGTCCTCGTCAAGGATTTGTGGTGCGCGCCGCATCGCGCCGCGCCTGGAGCGACGCGTGATGCGGGCATGCCCGGCGGGATGGCCGGACGGTAATCGCAAAGGGGCAAAGGCCCCGGTGCAGTGTCGTCACTTCGCGCTTACGACTCGCGGCGTCCGCAGGGGCAGGCGTGAAAACCCTTGCGGGACGCTGTTTTCGGTACTCCCAGGGGGGAGTCCCAAAAGGGAACGGGCGAAAGAGCGCAAAACCCCCTGGGGAGTTCCGCGCCCTTTGCGCCACAAGGGAATGCGGCCGAGCCGCTACTTAACTTCGACTTCAGCGCCGGCTTCTTCAAGCTGCTTCTTGGCCTCGTCGGCTTCCTGCTTGGACACGGCTTCCTTGATGGTCTGGGGGGCACCATCGACCTTGTCCTTGGCTTCCTTCAGCCCCAGGCCGGTCAGGGCCCGAACGGCCTTGATCACGGCGATCTTGTTGGCGCCGGCGCCCTTGAGGACGACGTCGAACTCGGTCTTCTCGTCTTCGGCGGGAGCGGCGGCGGCAGCGGCGGGCATGGCGGCCACGGCCATCGGGGCGGCCGCGGAAACGCCGAACTTGTCCTCGAGCTCTTTGATCAGCTCGGACAGCTCCAGCACGGTCATGCCGGCGATAAACTCAACAACTTGTTCCTTGGTGACGGACATGGGATTCTCCTTTCCTGTTTCGCAAAAATTCCGGATTTAGGCTGCGGATTCGGCCTTTTGGTCCCGAAGGGCCGTAAGGACGTTGAGCAGCCCGCGGGGGACGGCGGCCAGCACGCACACGAAGTTCCGCGGCACGGCGCCCATGGTGCCGAGCAGCATGGCGAGCAGTTCCGTCTTTCCGGGCAGCTTGGCCAGATCCTTCACCTGCTCTTCCGTCAGGTACTTCCCCTCCAGGCTGGCGCCCTTGAGCTGCAGCTTGGTCTTGGGGTTGTCCCGGAGGAAGTCGGCGATGACCTTGGCGGCGGCGACCGGATCGTCGTAGCCGAAGGCGATGGCGTTGTTTTCCTTCAGCTTGTCGCCGAGAACCTTGTGAGCGCAGTCGGCCAGGGCCAGGCGCGCAAGCGTGTTCTTGACAACGTGATAGTTCACGTTGGCCGAACGCAGCTTGACGCGAAGCTCCGTCATCTGCTCCACCGTCATGCCCTTGAAGTCGGTCACGACGGCGATGCTCGCGGGACTGGCGACGCCCCTGAGCTCTTCGATGACCTTCGCCTTTTCTGTCCTGTTCACGACATACTCCTCACACGATTTTCCGGCCAGGAGAGGAGCCAAAACGTGAACCTCGGCGGGAAATTAAGGGGAAACCCCACCCGCTGTCTTGGGCTCACAATCCCATGCCGTATTATGAACCCCCGGGCGGAAGCGGAACAACCCGTCCGCCCGGGAGGAACATGTACTTCTAGGCTACCCTTCCGCGAACTTGCGCACGGAAAGGGGATCGACCTTGAAACCGGGCCCCATGGTGGTGCTCACGGCGCAGGCCTTGAGATACGTGCCCTTGGCGCCCGAAGGCTTGAGGCGGATCACGGTGTCCACCACGGCCTTGAGGTTCTGCAGGATCTTCTCAGGGCCGAAGGAGACCTTGCCAAGGGGGGCGTGCAGCACGCCGGCCTTGTCTACCTTGAACTCCACCTTGCCCGCCTTGACTTCGTTTACGGCCGTGGCCACGTCGAAGGTCACGGTGCCGGTCTTGGCGTTGGGCATGAGCCCACGGGGACCGAGCACGCGGCCGATCTTGCCCACCTGGGCCATCATGTCGGGCGTGGCGATGGCCTTGTCGAAGTCCATGAAGCCGCCTTGGATCTTTTCGACCAGATCCTCGGCACCGACGATGTCGGCCCCGGCGGCCTTGGCCTCGGCCTGCTTCTCGCCCTTACAGAAGACGGCCACGCGGACGGTCTTGCCCAACCCGTTGGGCAGGGTGCACGCGCCGCGCACCATCTGGTCGGAATACTTGGGATCGACGCCCAGGTTGATGGCGACGTCCACGTTCTCGTCGAACTTGGCGAAAGCCTTTTCGATGGCGAGTTTCACGGCCTCCTCGATAGGATACTTGGAGGCGAGATCGACGCTTTCGACGGCGTTCCTGAATTTCTTTCCGTGCTTCGGCATGATGACGACCCCTACTTCACTTCAATGCCCATGCTGCGGGCAGTGCCGACGATATTGCTGACCGCGGCTTCAAGGGTGTTGGCGGAAAGGTCGGGCATCTTCAGCTTGGCGATTTCCTCGACCTGGGCCATGGTCACGGAGCCGACCTTGTTACGGTTGGGCTCGCCCGACCCCTTCTCCAGACCGGCCGCCTTGACGAGCAGCGTGCTCGCGGGCGGAGTCTTGGTGATGAAGGTGAAGGAACGGTCGGCGTAGACCGTGATGATCACCGGAATGATCATCCCCTTTTGCTCTTGGGTCTTGGCGTTGAACGCCTTGCAGAATTCCATGATATTCACGCCGTGCTGGCCCAGGGCGGGGCCGACGGGCGGCGAGGGGTTGGCGGCGCCAGCCGGAATCTGCAGCTTGATTTTGCCGGTAACTTTCTTGGCCATGATTGCTATCCCTTACGCGATCTCGCGAATGTTGAATCCCGCAAAAATACGGCTAGCCCTTGCTGACCTGGACGAAATCCAATTCGACCGGCGTCTGGCGGCCGAAAATGGATACCGCGACACGGAGCTTGCCCTTGTCGTAGTTGACTTCCTCGACCACTCCGTTGAAGCCGCTGAACGGGCCGTCAATGACCCGGACCTCGTCTCCCCGCTCAAAGTGGAACTTGGGCCTGGGCTGCTCCTGACGCTGCTCCATCATGTCCAGAATCTTCTGGGCCTCGGAGTCGCGCATCGGCGTGGGCCTGTTTTTGCCACCCACGAAGCCGGTGACGCGCGGAATCTCCTGCACCAGATGCCAGGAGTAGTCGGTCAGCACCATCTTGACCATCACGTAGCCGGGATAGAACTTCCTCGTGGAGGTCTTCTTCTCGCCCTTGACCAACTCGATGACGCGCTCGGTGGGCATCACGACCTCTTCGATGAGGCCGCGCGCCTGTCCGGTGCGGATCATCTCCTTGATGGTCTGCTCCACGCGCTGCTCAAAGCCCGAATAGGTGTGGACGATGTACCAGCGCGCCTTGGGCGCTTGCGCTTCTTGAGTGTCCGACATGTCCCCGCCTACGCCAGGATGGCCTGTACGATCTTGGAAAGACCAAGATCAACCAGAC
Above is a genomic segment from Alkalidesulfovibrio alkalitolerans DSM 16529 containing:
- the rplK gene encoding 50S ribosomal protein L11 — encoded protein: MAKKVTGKIKLQIPAGAANPSPPVGPALGQHGVNIMEFCKAFNAKTQEQKGMIIPVIITVYADRSFTFITKTPPASTLLVKAAGLEKGSGEPNRNKVGSVTMAQVEEIAKLKMPDLSANTLEAAVSNIVGTARSMGIEVK
- the rpoB gene encoding DNA-directed RNA polymerase subunit beta, translated to MGQLIKTFGKISNSLTIPHLLNLQIDSYLDFLQADVPPTSREDKGLEGVFRSVFPIEDFNRTASLEYVSYEIGEPKYDVPECMAKGLTFEAPIRIKVRLVVFDVDEESGNRTIRDIKEQDIYFGTVPLMTEKGTFIINGTERVIVNQLQRSPGIIFEHDSGKTHSSRKVLYSCRIIPMRGSWLDFDYDHKDILYVRIDRRRKMPATILFKAMGMSSQDILDYFYQTETYRLEKDKVFRAFDKDFYRKENAYTDIVAADGTEIAKVGRPLTKRAWRLMGEHGVTEYEVDPASLFGMFVARDVVDSKTGEVMATAGDEIHEALLENLRMAKIAELSVLHTKGADVSSSMRDTLMLDKTTDLETAQIEIYRRLRPSSPPTPEIAANFFENLFRNPDYYDLSPVGRYKLNTRLGLNHPSDKRVLGNDDILEAIKLLNKLKDSHGPADDIDHLGNRRVRPVGELVENQYRIGLVRMERAIKERMSLQEVATLMPHDLINPKPVAAVLKEFFGTSQLSQFMDQTNPLSEVTHKRRLSALGPGGLTRERAGFEVRDVHTSHYGRICPIETPEGPNIGLIVSLTTYARVNEFGFIETPYRVVKGGQVTDEVHYLDASRESGEIIAQANAPVDEQGRFVNPTVTARLHGDVQMVPAEEITLKDIAPAQIVSISAALIPFLEHDDANRALMGSNMQRQAVPLLRSEMPIVGTGMEGSVAKDSGACILAKDDGVVAYVDADRIIVNYAEGVSPETGGTVNYELQKHHKSNQNSCFGQKPRVQLGQVVKKGDVLADGPGIEDGELALGKNLVVAFMPWCGYNFEDSILISERVVKEDTFTSVHIEEFELVARDTKLGPEEITRDIPNVGEEMLRNLDDSGIIRIGAKVKADDILVGKITPKGETQLTPEEKLLRAIFGDKARDVKNTSLKVPPGIEGTVIDIKVFNRRSGDRDERTKEIEDYELARLDAKEAQHLGALVMATRERIWASSAGKRIGQTLMGQKKGEVVAEANAPLTREILDAVPVKKLAGLFASKEANEEVRLILEDYDRQVRFIKNVYEKKRAKATEGDDLPPGVIKMVKCYIAVKRKLAVGDKMAGRHGNKGVVSNILPIEDMPYFADGTPVDIVLNPLGVPSRMNIGQIMETHLGWAARELGQQLAAMLENGAHMDALRADVKDIYASPEISAVVDAMSDDELREIVKKLKGRGIVCKTPVFDGASEEEIWAWLRRAGLPDDGKTVLYDGRTGDSFHSRVTTGVMYMLKLHHLVDEKIHARSTGPYSLVTQQPLGGKAQFGGQRLGEMEVWALEAYGASHLLQEFLTVKSDDVGGRVKMYEKIVKGDNFLEAGLPESFNVLVKELMSLGLDVNLVPEEQKKTQREGGRERGERRTHFQQESPETVRDEQE
- the rplA gene encoding 50S ribosomal protein L1; translated protein: MPKHGKKFRNAVESVDLASKYPIEEAVKLAIEKAFAKFDENVDVAINLGVDPKYSDQMVRGACTLPNGLGKTVRVAVFCKGEKQAEAKAAGADIVGAEDLVEKIQGGFMDFDKAIATPDMMAQVGKIGRVLGPRGLMPNAKTGTVTFDVATAVNEVKAGKVEFKVDKAGVLHAPLGKVSFGPEKILQNLKAVVDTVIRLKPSGAKGTYLKACAVSTTMGPGFKVDPLSVRKFAEG
- the rplL gene encoding 50S ribosomal protein L7/L12, with product MSVTKEQVVEFIAGMTVLELSELIKELEDKFGVSAAAPMAVAAMPAAAAAAPAEDEKTEFDVVLKGAGANKIAVIKAVRALTGLGLKEAKDKVDGAPQTIKEAVSKQEADEAKKQLEEAGAEVEVK
- the rplJ gene encoding 50S ribosomal protein L10, with the translated sequence MNRTEKAKVIEELRGVASPASIAVVTDFKGMTVEQMTELRVKLRSANVNYHVVKNTLARLALADCAHKVLGDKLKENNAIAFGYDDPVAAAKVIADFLRDNPKTKLQLKGASLEGKYLTEEQVKDLAKLPGKTELLAMLLGTMGAVPRNFVCVLAAVPRGLLNVLTALRDQKAESAA
- the nusG gene encoding transcription termination/antitermination protein NusG produces the protein MSDTQEAQAPKARWYIVHTYSGFEQRVEQTIKEMIRTGQARGLIEEVVMPTERVIELVKGEKKTSTRKFYPGYVMVKMVLTDYSWHLVQEIPRVTGFVGGKNRPTPMRDSEAQKILDMMEQRQEQPRPKFHFERGDEVRVIDGPFSGFNGVVEEVNYDKGKLRVAVSIFGRQTPVELDFVQVSKG